ACGGGGGGTCGGGACGCACtcccccccttcctcccccctcaATTCCCTCCGATAGAAGAAGCTGAAGTTGGAGACGATGACGGGGACGGGGAGGGAGATGGTGAGGACCCTCGCGATGGCGCACAGGGAGCCCACCAGCTTCCCCCCCACCGTCACCGGCGCCATGTCCCCGTAGCCCACCGTGGTCATGGTGACCACAGCCCACCAAAAAGCTTGGGGGATGGAAGTGAAACTGCTGCCGGCGTCTTCGGCCTCGGCGAAATACACGGCGCTGGAGAAGAGGACGACACcgatgaggaggaagaagatgagCAGCCCCAATTCTCTCATGGACGCTTTCAGGGTCTGCCCTAAA
Above is a genomic segment from Meleagris gallopavo isolate NT-WF06-2002-E0010 breed Aviagen turkey brand Nicholas breeding stock unplaced genomic scaffold, Turkey_5.1 ChrUn_random_7180001880605, whole genome shotgun sequence containing:
- the LOC104916274 gene encoding potassium voltage-gated channel subfamily A member 7-like; its protein translation is DGGGRSWSDDPFFLVETLCICWFSLELLVRLLASPSKAAFFRNAMNLIDLAAIVPYFVALGTELARRRGVGQPAMSLAILRVIRLVRVFRVFKLSRHSRGLQILGQTLKASMRELGLLIFFLLIGVVLFSSAVYFAEAEDAGSSFTSIPQAFWWAVVTMTTVGYGDMAPVTVGGKLVGSLCAIARVLTISLPVPVIVSNFSFFYRRELRGEEGGECVPT